One Mycoavidus sp. HKI genomic region harbors:
- the nuoK gene encoding NADH-quinone oxidoreductase subunit NuoK yields MTLTLAHYLVLAAILFAISIVGIFLNRRNLIVILMAIELMLLAVNTNFVAFSRYLGDAHGQVFVFFVLTVAAAEAAIGLAILVTLFRTFDTINVEDLDQLKG; encoded by the coding sequence ATGACTCTGACCCTTGCCCACTATTTGGTTCTTGCTGCAATTTTATTTGCGATTAGCATCGTTGGCATTTTTTTAAATCGACGCAATCTGATTGTGATCTTGATGGCAATTGAATTAATGTTACTTGCCGTCAATACTAATTTTGTTGCTTTTTCACGCTACCTTGGCGATGCGCATGGCCAGGTTTTTGTCTTTTTTGTCCTGACTGTGGCAGCCGCTGAAGCTGCCATTGGGCTGGCGATTTTAGTCACCCTGTTTCGTACGTTTGACACGATTAATGTCGAAGATCTCGATCAGCTTAAAGGTTAA
- the nuoL gene encoding NADH-quinone oxidoreductase subunit L, with product MTATLDSNLLLAIPLAPLAGALLAGLFGKTIGRAGAHTVTIVGVAIAFVLSALTLSAVIGGAGYNATVYEWMRLGTLKFEIGFLIDSLSALMMCVVSFVSLMVHVYTIGYMRDDPGYQRFFSYISLFTFAMLMLVMSNNFLQLFFGWEAVGVVSYLLIGFWYTKPTAIYANMKAFLVNRVGDFGFILGIGLLFAYAGSLNYGDVFAQREALAALTFPGTQWGLLTVACICLFIGAMGKSAQFPLHVWLPDSMEGPTPISALIHAATMVTAGIFMVARMSPVFELTDSALSFVLIIGAITTLLMGLLGLVQNDIKRVVAYSTLSQLGYMTVALGVSAYPVAIFHLMTHAFFKALLFLAAGSVIIGMHHEQDMRYMGGLRKAMPITWLTSLIGSLALIGTPFFSGFYSKDSIIEAVKYSTIVGSSFAYFAVVASVFVTALYSFRMIFLVFYGKQRFKHSPDHSHSSHAHTPHESPWVVTVPLMLLAIPSVISGALAIGPLLYGQFFEHGVAFEKVIYIGSSHLALQSMAAEYHGWTAMALHALTTLPVWLACAGVAVAWLGYLQYPALPIAIKARCSWLYTLFENKYYLDKINQAVFARGALLIGARFSQTGERKVIDAAVNGSARLVGWFASVMRSLQSGYIYHYAFAMIVGMLALLTLFVTIGGK from the coding sequence ATGACAGCAACACTTGACTCTAATTTGCTGCTTGCAATTCCGCTAGCGCCGCTAGCGGGGGCTTTGCTCGCTGGGCTTTTTGGCAAAACCATCGGTCGCGCAGGCGCACACACGGTCACCATCGTCGGTGTGGCGATTGCCTTTGTGCTCTCGGCACTGACCTTATCTGCGGTGATCGGCGGTGCCGGTTATAACGCAACCGTATACGAATGGATGCGTTTAGGTACGCTCAAATTTGAAATTGGTTTCTTAATTGATTCGTTAAGCGCATTGATGATGTGTGTGGTCAGCTTTGTCTCGCTGATGGTGCACGTTTATACGATTGGCTACATGCGGGATGACCCGGGCTACCAGCGGTTTTTCTCATATATTTCGCTGTTTACCTTCGCGATGCTGATGCTCGTGATGAGCAATAATTTTCTACAGCTTTTTTTCGGTTGGGAGGCAGTCGGTGTTGTGTCGTATTTGCTGATTGGTTTTTGGTACACCAAGCCAACCGCAATTTATGCCAATATGAAAGCGTTTCTGGTCAATCGGGTCGGCGATTTTGGTTTTATTCTTGGGATTGGCTTGCTATTTGCGTATGCGGGCTCGCTCAACTATGGCGATGTGTTTGCGCAACGCGAAGCGCTCGCCGCATTGACTTTCCCGGGTACTCAATGGGGCCTCTTAACCGTCGCTTGCATTTGTCTTTTTATCGGCGCGATGGGCAAGTCCGCGCAATTTCCGCTGCATGTCTGGCTGCCTGATTCAATGGAAGGCCCAACGCCGATTTCGGCGCTGATTCACGCCGCCACCATGGTGACCGCGGGTATCTTTATGGTGGCGCGGATGTCGCCGGTGTTTGAATTAACCGACAGTGCGCTGTCGTTTGTGTTAATTATCGGCGCGATCACCACTTTGCTAATGGGGCTGCTTGGTCTGGTGCAAAACGATATCAAGCGGGTGGTCGCGTATTCGACGCTGTCACAACTGGGTTATATGACAGTTGCTTTGGGGGTGTCGGCGTATCCGGTGGCTATTTTTCACTTGATGACGCACGCGTTTTTCAAAGCTTTGCTATTTCTGGCGGCAGGCTCGGTGATTATTGGCATGCATCATGAGCAAGATATGCGCTATATGGGCGGCTTGCGTAAAGCCATGCCAATCACTTGGCTGACCTCGCTGATTGGCTCGCTGGCATTAATTGGCACGCCGTTTTTCTCAGGTTTTTATTCAAAAGATTCAATTATTGAAGCGGTCAAATATTCAACTATTGTGGGCTCGAGCTTTGCCTATTTTGCCGTTGTGGCGAGTGTCTTTGTCACCGCCCTATATTCGTTCCGGATGATTTTTCTGGTGTTTTACGGTAAACAGCGCTTTAAGCACAGTCCGGATCATAGCCATAGTAGTCACGCGCATACGCCGCATGAATCGCCATGGGTGGTTACCGTGCCGTTGATGCTGCTTGCTATCCCCTCCGTCATCAGCGGCGCATTGGCGATTGGCCCGCTGCTCTACGGTCAATTTTTCGAGCATGGGGTGGCATTTGAAAAAGTTATTTATATCGGCTCGAGTCACCTTGCGCTGCAGTCGATGGCGGCTGAATACCACGGCTGGACTGCAATGGCGCTGCATGCGTTGACGACGTTACCGGTATGGCTGGCCTGCGCCGGGGTGGCGGTGGCATGGTTGGGTTATTTGCAGTACCCGGCTTTGCCGATAGCCATTAAGGCCCGTTGTAGCTGGCTTTATACGCTGTTTGAGAACAAATATTATCTGGACAAAATCAATCAAGCGGTCTTTGCGCGAGGCGCGCTCTTAATTGGCGCACGCTTTTCCCAAACCGGTGAGCGCAAAGTGATTGACGCCGCGGTGAATGGCAGTGCGCGCCTAGTCGGCTGGTTTGCAAGTGTGATGCGCTCTTTGCAATCCGGTTATATCTATCACTATGCATTCGCGATGATCGTTGGCATGCTAGCGCTGCTAACGCTGTTTGTCACGATTGGCGGTAAATAA
- the nuoH gene encoding NADH-quinone oxidoreductase subunit NuoH encodes MFDTINTLGMQALGVAWPTVWLLIRILVVCVGLLLSVAYLILWERKLIGWMHVRLGPNRVGPLGLLQPIADVLKLLLKEVITPAKATHWLYILAPIMTVAPALAVWAVIPFQAQAVLANVNAGLLYAMAISSVGVYGVILAGWASNSKYAFLGAMRASAQMVSYEISMGLALVVVLMTAGSLNLSEIVHSQQRGIFAGLGINLLSWNWLPLLPIFGVYFISGIAETNRHPFDVVEGESEIVAGHMVDYSGMAFALFFLAEYINMIVIAALTATLFLGGWDAPLAVLSFIPGVIWLALKVFLLLSIFIWARATFPRYRYDQIMRLGWKIFIPVTLVWLAVVGFWIMSPWNIWQ; translated from the coding sequence ATGTTCGATACAATCAATACGCTTGGTATGCAAGCGCTTGGCGTTGCCTGGCCCACAGTATGGCTCCTGATACGCATTCTTGTGGTCTGCGTTGGGCTACTCTTGTCGGTCGCTTATTTGATCTTATGGGAACGTAAGCTGATCGGCTGGATGCATGTGCGGCTAGGACCCAATCGGGTAGGGCCATTAGGGCTGCTACAGCCGATTGCTGATGTGCTTAAGTTGCTGCTCAAAGAAGTCATCACGCCGGCTAAGGCCACGCACTGGCTTTATATCTTGGCGCCGATTATGACCGTGGCGCCAGCGCTGGCCGTATGGGCCGTGATTCCATTTCAGGCGCAAGCTGTCTTGGCGAATGTGAATGCCGGCCTCTTATATGCGATGGCGATTTCATCGGTGGGGGTCTATGGTGTGATCCTTGCAGGTTGGGCGTCAAACTCCAAGTACGCTTTTTTGGGGGCTATGCGTGCCTCGGCGCAGATGGTTTCTTATGAAATTTCGATGGGTCTGGCTCTGGTCGTGGTGTTGATGACCGCCGGCAGTTTGAATTTGTCTGAAATTGTTCATTCGCAACAGCGCGGGATCTTTGCTGGCTTAGGGATTAACCTGCTGTCATGGAATTGGCTGCCGCTCTTGCCCATCTTTGGGGTGTATTTTATTTCGGGTATTGCTGAAACCAACCGCCACCCATTTGATGTGGTTGAAGGCGAGTCGGAAATTGTGGCGGGTCATATGGTGGATTATTCGGGGATGGCGTTTGCGCTTTTCTTCCTGGCTGAATACATCAATATGATCGTTATTGCGGCGCTGACTGCGACGCTCTTTCTAGGTGGCTGGGATGCGCCGTTAGCCGTGCTTTCATTTATCCCCGGCGTGATTTGGTTGGCGCTCAAAGTTTTTCTATTGTTGTCTATTTTTATCTGGGCGCGTGCGACTTTCCCGCGTTACCGCTATGACCAAATTATGCGTTTGGGCTGGAAAATTTTTATTCCAGTGACGCTTGTTTGGCTTGCTGTGGTGGGGTTTTGGATTATGTCACCATGGAATATTTGGCAATAA
- a CDS encoding NADH-quinone oxidoreductase subunit J translates to MEFTTLLFYIFASILVVSALRVITAPDQVQSALFLVLAFFNAAALWLLLHAEFLAILLVLVYVGAVMVLFLFVVMMLDLDLQRLRGDFKRFVPTAMIIGGVLITEMALILWRGYGGATAPASQADAVSNTHALGKLIYTEYIFAFEIAGLLLLVAMIAAVALTLRHGKDRKRTDSTKQIRVRREDRLRIVKMPSEENSEGAASQSASADSADGKSPS, encoded by the coding sequence ATGGAATTCACAACTTTACTGTTTTATATTTTTGCGTCGATTCTAGTCGTCTCGGCGCTGCGGGTGATCACAGCGCCTGATCAGGTACAGTCGGCGCTTTTTTTGGTGCTGGCTTTTTTTAACGCGGCCGCGCTCTGGCTGCTATTGCACGCCGAATTTCTGGCGATTCTACTGGTCCTGGTTTATGTTGGCGCGGTGATGGTGCTTTTTCTCTTCGTCGTAATGATGCTCGACCTGGATTTGCAGCGACTGCGGGGCGACTTTAAACGCTTTGTGCCAACCGCAATGATTATCGGTGGTGTATTGATTACTGAGATGGCCTTAATTTTATGGCGCGGGTATGGTGGGGCGACCGCGCCAGCGAGTCAGGCTGATGCCGTTTCAAACACGCATGCGCTGGGCAAATTGATCTATACCGAATATATCTTCGCCTTTGAAATCGCAGGCCTTTTGTTGTTGGTGGCAATGATTGCAGCGGTTGCGTTAACGCTACGCCATGGCAAAGACCGTAAGCGCACTGACTCGACAAAGCAAATTCGCGTGCGCCGCGAAGACCGGCTGCGGATTGTAAAAATGCCTTCAGAAGAAAATTCTGAGGGTGCTGCAAGCCAATCTGCGTCTGCTGACTCCGCGGATGGCAAAAGCCCGAGCTAA
- the nuoI gene encoding NADH-quinone oxidoreductase subunit NuoI, producing MTAIKNFFKSFFLIELFRGMALTGRYAFARKITVQFPEEKTPLSPRFRGLHALRRYPNGEERCIACKLCEAVCPALAITIESELREDNTRRTTRYDIDLTKCIYCGLCEESCPVDSIVETQILEYHGEKRGDLYFTKDMLLAVGDRYEAQIAETKAADAPYR from the coding sequence TTGACCGCGATTAAAAATTTCTTTAAGAGTTTTTTCTTAATTGAACTCTTCCGAGGCATGGCGCTGACTGGGCGCTATGCATTTGCACGCAAGATTACGGTGCAATTCCCAGAAGAAAAAACTCCGCTCTCGCCACGCTTTCGAGGCTTGCATGCACTCCGCCGCTACCCTAATGGGGAGGAGCGGTGCATTGCCTGTAAGCTGTGCGAAGCGGTATGTCCGGCGCTGGCGATTACGATTGAATCGGAATTACGTGAAGACAATACGCGCCGCACCACACGTTATGATATTGACTTAACCAAATGCATTTACTGCGGGTTATGCGAAGAAAGCTGTCCAGTCGATTCGATTGTTGAAACTCAAATCCTCGAATATCACGGTGAAAAGCGAGGTGACTTGTATTTCACCAAAGACATGTTATTGGCGGTGGGGGACCGGTATGAAGCGCAAATTGCTGAAACCAAAGCCGCTGACGCACCCTATCGTTGA